CCATTATGTCGTCGCTTATATGTTTCACAACGCTCAGGTCGTGAGAGATGAACATGAAGGTGAGCCCCATCTCTTCCTGAAGGTCCATCATCAGGGTGAGAATCTGGGCCTGAATGGAGACATCGAGTGCGGAAACCGGTTCATCACAGACAATAAATTCAGGATCAAGCGCCAGTGCGCGGGCAATCCCGATTCGTTGCCGCCTTCCGCCGTCGAGTTCATGAGGGTAGGAATTTACCAGACGTTCAGCAAGGCCCACTGTCTCCATAAGCGTATAGATTTTTTCATTCATCTCATCTTTGTCGGTGATTGTCCTGCACACTTTTATGGGTTCGGCGATAAGCTGGCTGACTGTGAGCCGAGGGTTCAATGAAGCATAGGGATCCTGGAAAATTATCTGCATCTTTTTGCGTATTTTTTTCATCTCTTCGTTTCCATAAAGCAAAATATTCGTCCCGTTGTAAAGCACTTCCCCATCAGTCGGCTCTATGATGCGCCAAATCAGGCGGCCAAGGGTAGATTTCCCGCATCCGGACTCACCCACGACTCCAAGAGTCTTGCCCGGGTTGATGGACAAATTTATCCCATCCACCGCGTGCAGGTTTCCCCTAAGGGTTCTAAAGTACTTTTTAATGTTTCGAGTCTCAATCAAAGGATTTTCCATAGTGATTTCCTTTCCCTGGGCCGAGGTTAACAAACCTGCTGCGGGGCGAAGAGATGACATTTTATGCCGTGACCTCCGGCAAATATATTTTCCGGGCTGACCATACTGCAAATATCCATACGCTTCGGACATCGGGGATGAAATTTGCACCCCCGGGGAAGCTTCACCGGGTCCGGCATCAACCCTTCGATGGCATTCAGACGGCGTGAAGGTTTCACCAGGTTTGGAATAGAGCCGAACAGGCCGGTCGTATAGGGGTGATGGTTTTTCGCATTGAAAATATCCGCAGCGGAGCCGATTTCAATGATCTCCCCGGCGTACATGATTGCCACCCTGTCGCAGGTTTGGGCAACGACTCCCAGGTCGTGGGTAATAAGAATCATTGACGTATTGAGCATGTCCTTGAGGTTCTTCATCAAATCAAGAACCTGGGACTGAATGGTGACATCAAGGGCAGTGGTCGGCTCGTCCGCTATGAGAAGCTTTGGTTCGCAGGCCAGGGCGATGGCAATTACTATGCGTTGCTTCATTCCTCCGGAGAACTGGTGAGGGTATTCCTCTTTCCGGTCAGGAGAAAGGCCCACCAATTTCATTATTTCATCAACACGCCCGGAAACCTGCTCTTTGGAGAGCTGCTTCTGGTGCAGTTCCAGCACCTCTGCAATTTGTTCACCTACCGTATGGACAGGATTGAGGCTCGTCATGGGGTCCTGGAAAATCATGGACACCGTTGCCCCTCGAAGGGCAAGCATATCGGCCTTACGGGCGTTGATGATATCGATCCCGTCGAGGAAAATCTGACCGCCCTCGATGTGTCCGACCCGATCCGGCAGCAGTTTCAATATGGAAAGTGCCGTTGTCGTTTTTCCGGCTCCTGTTTCGCCTACCAGCCCGATAGTCTCGCCTCTGTTCACTGAAAGGTTCAATCCGTTCACTGCATGGATGATTTCTTCATCTGTCCTGTAAACGACTGTGAGATCCCTGATTTCAAGGAG
This genomic stretch from Deltaproteobacteria bacterium harbors:
- a CDS encoding ABC transporter ATP-binding protein, translated to MENPLIETRNIKKYFRTLRGNLHAVDGINLSINPGKTLGVVGESGCGKSTLGRLIWRIIEPTDGEVLYNGTNILLYGNEEMKKIRKKMQIIFQDPYASLNPRLTVSQLIAEPIKVCRTITDKDEMNEKIYTLMETVGLAERLVNSYPHELDGGRRQRIGIARALALDPEFIVCDEPVSALDVSIQAQILTLMMDLQEEMGLTFMFISHDLSVVKHISDDIM
- a CDS encoding ABC transporter ATP-binding protein — encoded protein: MPSTEKLLEIRDLTVVYRTDEEIIHAVNGLNLSVNRGETIGLVGETGAGKTTTALSILKLLPDRVGHIEGGQIFLDGIDIINARKADMLALRGATVSMIFQDPMTSLNPVHTVGEQIAEVLELHQKQLSKEQVSGRVDEIMKLVGLSPDRKEEYPHQFSGGMKQRIVIAIALACEPKLLIADEPTTALDVTIQSQVLDLMKNLKDMLNTSMILITHDLGVVAQTCDRVAIMYAGEIIEIGSAADIFNAKNHHPYTTGLFGSIPNLVKPSRRLNAIEGLMPDPVKLPRGCKFHPRCPKRMDICSMVSPENIFAGGHGIKCHLFAPQQVC